A window of Paraburkholderia bryophila contains these coding sequences:
- a CDS encoding ABC transporter permease subunit, with protein sequence MLAYTLRRTLWAIPTILAVITACYLLLHLTPGGPFDTEKHLSAAVMANLNAKYHLDEPLWLQYLHYLGSLLHGDLGPSFRYADWTVNDLVWKALPVSLGVGGVSVPIALVIGVTLGTLAAVRRDRFIDHFVMVLGNLGNVVPPFVLGPVLVWIFAILLKTSEGQGWLPAGGWGDGEWRYRVLPIVLLVIINVAGIARVMRGSMIEVLSGNFIRTARAKGLPGRTIVLRHAMKPALMPVVSLLGSICISSITAAVVTESVFALPGLGQLVVNGAINRDYTLVLGLVVLTTAVAVLFNLLVDLAYAWLDPRIRY encoded by the coding sequence ATGCTGGCTTACACGCTGCGCCGCACGCTCTGGGCGATCCCGACGATTCTCGCCGTGATCACCGCGTGCTATCTGCTGCTGCATCTCACCCCGGGCGGCCCGTTCGACACGGAGAAACACCTGTCGGCGGCCGTGATGGCGAACCTCAACGCCAAATATCACCTCGACGAACCGTTGTGGCTGCAGTACCTCCACTACCTCGGTTCGTTGCTACACGGCGACCTCGGCCCATCGTTCCGTTACGCCGACTGGACCGTCAACGATCTGGTCTGGAAAGCGTTGCCGGTCAGTCTCGGCGTAGGCGGCGTGTCGGTGCCGATCGCGCTGGTGATCGGCGTCACGCTCGGCACGCTGGCCGCGGTGCGGCGCGATCGCTTCATCGATCACTTCGTGATGGTGCTCGGCAACCTCGGCAACGTGGTGCCGCCGTTCGTGCTAGGCCCGGTGCTGGTGTGGATCTTCGCGATCCTGCTGAAGACTTCCGAAGGCCAGGGCTGGCTGCCGGCCGGCGGCTGGGGCGACGGCGAGTGGCGTTATCGCGTGCTGCCGATCGTGCTGCTCGTGATCATCAACGTCGCGGGAATCGCGCGTGTGATGCGCGGCAGCATGATCGAAGTGCTGTCGGGCAACTTCATCCGCACCGCGCGCGCCAAGGGCCTGCCGGGCCGCACGATCGTGTTGCGCCACGCGATGAAGCCGGCGCTGATGCCGGTCGTGTCGCTGCTCGGCTCGATCTGCATCTCGTCGATCACGGCGGCCGTGGTCACCGAGTCGGTGTTCGCGCTGCCGGGTCTCGGCCAACTGGTCGTCAATGGCGCGATCAACCGCGACTACACCCTCGTGCTCGGCCTCGTCGTGCTGACGACTGCCGTCGCCGTGCTGTTCAACCTGCTGGTCGACCTCGCGTATGCGTGGCTCGATCCGCGCATCCGGTACTGA
- a CDS encoding peptide MFS transporter — translation MISSNPPGARVSQTRSFSTVFLIELWERFGYYGMAALLVLFMIDKLGFTDSHATLTWGAFTALVYAAPSIGGWIGDKILGARRTMIFGAGVLSAGYFMLAMPNEQLSYMFASLGVIVVGNGLFKANAANLVRRIYEGDDARIDSAFTIYYMAVNIGSTVSMLATPWIKDHWGWHTAFAVCCAGMLLSMLNYFIMFRTLAHIGSAPDAEPVRWKRVAAVALGGIVLGTVTMFVLQHKAIAVACVYTAGIAILAIFGYMLLKCERSERSGLLAALILTAQVILFFVFYVQMSTSLTLFALRNVDPRFILFGQTWFTWSAAQFQALNPIWIMLLSPLLALLYTKLAKNGKDVPVAVKYAFGFAVVAAGFFVYAASGNYAVNGRVSSWFMVGGYGLYSLGELLVSGLGLAMIARYVPARMSGFMMGAYFVATGVSQYLGSVVANFAQMPAGNLDPLESLPLYTKLFTGLGWLAAAGALVAVLLLPLMRKLSREHQRCTDEARADARQNAAMSGAVAE, via the coding sequence ATGATTTCATCCAATCCGCCCGGCGCACGCGTCTCGCAGACCCGTTCGTTTTCGACGGTCTTTCTGATCGAACTGTGGGAGCGCTTCGGCTACTACGGCATGGCCGCACTGCTGGTGCTGTTCATGATCGACAAGCTGGGCTTCACCGACAGCCACGCCACGCTCACGTGGGGCGCGTTTACGGCGCTGGTGTACGCGGCGCCGTCGATCGGCGGCTGGATCGGCGACAAGATTCTCGGCGCGCGCCGCACGATGATCTTCGGCGCCGGCGTGCTGTCGGCCGGCTATTTCATGCTGGCGATGCCGAACGAGCAACTGTCGTACATGTTCGCGTCGCTCGGCGTGATCGTGGTGGGCAACGGACTCTTCAAGGCGAACGCCGCGAACCTCGTGCGCCGCATTTACGAAGGCGACGACGCGCGCATCGACAGCGCATTCACGATCTACTACATGGCGGTCAACATCGGCTCGACGGTGTCGATGCTCGCCACGCCGTGGATCAAGGACCATTGGGGCTGGCACACGGCGTTCGCGGTCTGCTGCGCCGGCATGCTGCTGTCGATGCTGAATTACTTCATCATGTTCCGCACGCTTGCGCATATCGGTTCGGCGCCGGACGCCGAACCGGTGCGCTGGAAGCGCGTCGCCGCGGTGGCGCTGGGCGGCATCGTGCTCGGCACGGTGACGATGTTCGTGCTGCAGCACAAGGCGATCGCGGTGGCGTGCGTGTACACGGCGGGCATCGCGATTCTGGCGATCTTCGGCTACATGCTGCTGAAGTGCGAACGCTCGGAGCGCTCGGGTCTGCTGGCCGCACTGATTCTCACGGCCCAGGTGATTCTGTTCTTCGTGTTCTACGTGCAGATGTCGACCTCGCTCACGCTGTTCGCGCTGCGCAACGTCGATCCGCGTTTCATTCTGTTCGGCCAGACGTGGTTCACGTGGAGCGCCGCGCAGTTCCAGGCGCTCAATCCGATCTGGATCATGTTGCTGAGCCCGCTGCTCGCGCTGCTCTATACGAAGCTCGCGAAGAACGGCAAGGACGTGCCGGTCGCGGTGAAGTACGCATTTGGTTTCGCCGTGGTGGCGGCCGGTTTCTTCGTCTATGCGGCGAGCGGTAACTACGCGGTGAACGGCCGGGTGTCGTCGTGGTTCATGGTGGGCGGCTACGGGTTGTATTCGCTCGGCGAACTGCTGGTGAGCGGCCTCGGCCTCGCGATGATCGCGCGCTACGTGCCGGCACGGATGAGCGGCTTCATGATGGGCGCTTACTTCGTGGCGACCGGCGTATCGCAGTATCTGGGTAGCGTGGTGGCGAATTTCGCGCAGATGCCGGCCGGCAATCTGGACCCGCTCGAATCGTTGCCGCTCTACACCAAGCTGTTTACCGGCCTCGGCTGGCTCGCGGCGGCGGGCGCGCTGGTGGCGGTGCTGCTGTTGCCGCTGATGCGCAAGCTGTCGCGCGAACATCAGCGTTGCACCGACGAAGCGCGCGCGGACGCTCGCCAGAATGCGGCGATGAGCGGCGCGGTGGCGGAGTAA
- a CDS encoding ABC transporter ATP-binding protein yields the protein MNATPIANQDAATLLSVDNLKVQFGVPRGGYPWSGKATLRAVDGVSFSVRRGETVGLVGESGCGKSTLARAIIGLTPVASGSVRWLGEETVQPNARRDTSRLRRDVQMIFQDPLASLDPRMTIEQIVAEPLLTHGQNVARADVQRRVLTMLERVGLNVQHLRRYPHEFSGGQCQRVGIARALIGEPQLVICDEPVSALDVSIQAQIVNLLRDLQRELSLSLLFVAHDLAVVKAISHRVLVMYLGRVMEFGDKRDVYSAPRHPYTRALLSAVPVPDPAVERARRHLLLRGEIASPLSPPSGCAFRTRCPEAIEACASEIPQAITHGASATRVACIRVGDVAK from the coding sequence ATGAACGCCACGCCTATCGCAAACCAGGACGCGGCGACGCTGCTGTCCGTGGACAATCTCAAGGTGCAATTCGGCGTGCCGCGCGGCGGCTATCCGTGGTCCGGTAAAGCCACGCTGCGTGCGGTGGACGGCGTGTCGTTCAGCGTACGGCGCGGCGAAACAGTGGGGCTCGTCGGCGAGTCGGGTTGCGGCAAGTCCACCCTCGCCCGCGCGATCATCGGTCTCACGCCGGTGGCGAGCGGCAGCGTGCGCTGGCTCGGCGAAGAAACCGTGCAGCCTAACGCGCGCCGCGATACCTCGCGCTTGCGCCGGGACGTGCAGATGATTTTCCAGGACCCGCTCGCGTCGCTCGATCCGCGTATGACGATCGAACAGATCGTCGCGGAACCGCTGCTCACGCACGGCCAGAATGTGGCCCGTGCCGACGTGCAGCGCCGCGTGCTGACCATGCTCGAACGCGTCGGCCTCAATGTGCAGCATCTGCGCCGTTATCCGCATGAGTTTTCCGGTGGCCAGTGTCAGCGCGTCGGCATTGCGCGCGCCCTGATCGGCGAGCCGCAACTGGTGATCTGCGACGAGCCGGTGTCGGCGCTCGACGTGTCGATCCAGGCACAGATCGTCAATCTGCTGCGTGACCTGCAAAGGGAGTTGTCGCTGTCGCTGCTGTTCGTCGCGCACGACCTCGCGGTCGTCAAGGCGATCAGTCACCGCGTGCTGGTGATGTATCTGGGCCGCGTGATGGAGTTCGGCGATAAGCGCGACGTCTACAGCGCGCCGCGTCATCCGTACACGCGCGCGTTGCTGTCCGCGGTGCCCGTTCCCGATCCTGCCGTGGAACGCGCGCGGCGTCATCTGCTGTTGCGCGGCGAGATTGCCTCGCCGCTCAGCCCGCCTTCCGGTTGCGCGTTCCGCACGCGCTGCCCGGAGGCGATCGAAGCCTGCGCCTCGGAAATTCCGCAGGCCATCACGCATGGCGCGAGCGCAACGCGCGTCGCCTGTATTCGCGTGGGGGACGTCGCGAAGTAA
- a CDS encoding IclR family transcriptional regulator gives MKAAAQRDTDHAPAETGGAPGPGMLERAFAVIRALSEAQPDGGRVTRLAKAVGLTQGTVHRILHALIAEGIVEQDDNSKLYRLSVDFFALAAQAGNPSGMRTLCRPALLRLCASLGDTIFLLVKSSFDAVCLDICEGPFPIRSFTGDIGGRVALGVGQGSLAILAFLPEAEREEIIRFNVPRIRGYGVLDEVYLRTEIERVRRLGYAANNTGVLDGMAGVAVPVLDRTGLAVAALSVGTLASRLGDDRLPMVVELLRRQADAIGPQTNPFDVALRRPMHGLSRAMTT, from the coding sequence ATGAAAGCAGCCGCCCAACGAGATACCGATCACGCCCCGGCCGAAACCGGCGGCGCGCCCGGACCGGGCATGCTGGAACGCGCGTTCGCGGTGATTCGCGCGTTGTCCGAGGCGCAACCCGACGGCGGCCGCGTCACGCGACTGGCGAAAGCCGTGGGACTGACGCAGGGCACCGTGCACCGCATCCTGCATGCGCTGATTGCCGAGGGCATCGTCGAGCAGGACGACAACTCCAAGCTGTACCGGCTGAGCGTCGACTTCTTCGCGCTGGCCGCGCAAGCGGGGAACCCGAGCGGCATGCGCACGCTGTGCCGCCCCGCGTTGCTGCGGCTGTGCGCGAGTCTCGGCGACACGATTTTTCTGCTGGTCAAAAGCAGTTTCGACGCGGTGTGTCTCGACATCTGCGAAGGGCCGTTTCCGATCCGTTCGTTCACCGGCGATATCGGCGGGCGCGTCGCGTTAGGTGTGGGTCAGGGGAGTCTGGCGATTCTCGCGTTTCTGCCCGAGGCGGAACGTGAGGAGATCATCCGCTTCAACGTGCCGCGGATTCGCGGCTACGGCGTGCTCGACGAAGTGTATTTGCGCACCGAGATCGAACGCGTGCGGCGACTCGGCTACGCGGCGAACAACACGGGTGTGCTCGACGGCATGGCGGGCGTGGCCGTGCCGGTTCTGGATCGCACGGGCCTCGCGGTGGCGGCATTGAGTGTGGGCACGCTGGCTTCGCGTCTGGGCGACGACCGTCTGCCGATGGTGGTCGAATTGCTGCGGCGTCAGGCCGACGCGATCGGCCCGCAAACCAATCCGTTCGACGTGGCGTTGCGCCGGCCGATGCACGGTTTGTCGCGGGCCATGACCACTTAG
- a CDS encoding ABC transporter permease: MARSLQTAAAALDPLAAIANAPRSRGPLATAAARFVRNRAAFTGFIVLLLVVIACVVGPWLLPNNPIDSDWSAISLPPTWQNMHWFGTDELGRDLLARALQGGRVSLEVGLLGTLVSGLIGVAYGATAGYLGGRVDAVMMRIVDMMYAIPYMLIAILMMTLFGRAFYLVVLTISAFSWLDMARVVRGQTLSLRSREFIDAARAIGVSSRSIISRHIVPNLFGVVVVYASVTVPNIVLTESVLSFLGLGVQEPMTSWGVLIQDGAQKLDSMPWLLLCPAVMLCITLYSVNFVGDGLRDAFDPKDR, from the coding sequence ATGGCGCGCTCTCTTCAAACGGCTGCCGCGGCGCTCGATCCGCTCGCGGCCATTGCCAACGCACCGCGTTCGCGCGGACCGCTCGCCACCGCCGCCGCGCGCTTCGTGCGCAATCGCGCGGCGTTCACCGGGTTCATCGTGCTGCTGCTGGTCGTGATCGCCTGCGTGGTGGGTCCGTGGCTGCTGCCGAACAATCCGATCGACAGCGACTGGAGCGCGATCAGCCTGCCGCCCACGTGGCAGAACATGCACTGGTTCGGCACCGACGAACTCGGCCGCGATCTGCTCGCGCGTGCGCTGCAAGGCGGGCGCGTGTCGCTCGAAGTCGGCCTGCTCGGCACGCTGGTGTCGGGACTGATCGGCGTCGCGTACGGCGCGACCGCCGGCTATCTCGGCGGCCGTGTGGACGCAGTGATGATGCGGATCGTCGACATGATGTACGCGATCCCCTACATGCTGATCGCGATCCTGATGATGACGCTGTTCGGCCGCGCGTTCTATCTGGTCGTGCTCACCATCAGCGCGTTCTCGTGGCTCGACATGGCGCGCGTGGTGCGCGGCCAGACGCTGTCGCTGCGCTCGCGTGAATTCATCGACGCCGCCCGCGCGATCGGCGTGAGTTCGCGCTCCATCATCTCGCGTCACATCGTGCCGAATCTGTTCGGCGTGGTCGTCGTGTACGCGAGCGTGACCGTGCCCAATATCGTGCTGACCGAATCGGTGCTGTCGTTCCTCGGCCTCGGTGTGCAGGAGCCGATGACGAGCTGGGGCGTGCTGATTCAGGACGGCGCGCAGAAACTCGATTCGATGCCCTGGCTGCTGCTGTGCCCGGCCGTGATGCTGTGCATTACGCTGTATTCCGTGAATTTCGTCGGCGACGGTTTGCGCGACGCGTTCGACCCGAAGGACCGCTGA
- a CDS encoding OprD family outer membrane porin, which produces MKDSRTKIRTKKTGAATFFYCAFTLPALTLAASAYADDGVTEPTSGTSRTQTLAQASPSPTASASHSPESSAQSTGSAKSSGKRRADQGGQVRNDQPDTTNAIVNAEASQTVEPPSPPSSQAASKGFIADSHLNLQFRNYSDYFQAPKTTYRHAWIQGAQANYESGFTQGLVGFGVDASLFAALKLDGGNGAGNMVHVGKDGGGSQQLAWAYPGMVDIKGRISETVVKYGLQTVTNPFLEPHDNRALPPTFLGVSMVSNDLVHTTLEAGSFTKVDARGHTNLSNLTTSYGGTRIDRLTYVGGTWHYAKNGEMALYVDQADDVWRQYYGSVAQSFGDPTTIKWSGLANIYSTHDTGASKQGHINSNAYSVSVSAQHGPHALLLGYQQVLGDQFFDYVNETNGIYLTNSMDVDYNAPHEQSLQLRYTFDGKYAGLPGLKAMFWGQYGWNADGSAGAAENASPSASLHNLYWKNGEPVHGHHHEFGFIPSYTLQSGRFKDTKITFIAMWHNAQSHYSDGNNMEYRLVVNVPVKVF; this is translated from the coding sequence ATGAAAGATAGCCGAACAAAAATCCGGACAAAAAAAACCGGAGCTGCCACCTTTTTTTATTGCGCATTCACGCTTCCCGCACTGACTCTCGCTGCCAGTGCTTATGCCGACGACGGCGTGACGGAGCCCACCTCCGGAACGTCGCGAACCCAGACGCTCGCGCAAGCGTCGCCCTCGCCTACGGCCTCAGCCTCGCACTCGCCGGAGTCTTCGGCACAGTCCACTGGGTCTGCCAAATCCTCCGGCAAGCGCCGTGCGGATCAAGGCGGTCAGGTGCGTAACGATCAACCCGACACGACCAATGCGATCGTCAATGCCGAAGCCAGCCAGACCGTCGAGCCGCCAAGCCCGCCGTCGAGCCAGGCCGCCAGCAAGGGCTTTATCGCCGATAGCCATCTGAACCTGCAGTTCCGCAATTACTCCGACTACTTCCAGGCGCCCAAGACGACCTACCGTCACGCGTGGATCCAGGGCGCGCAAGCCAACTATGAATCCGGCTTTACGCAGGGTCTGGTCGGCTTCGGCGTGGATGCGTCGCTGTTCGCCGCGTTGAAGCTCGACGGCGGCAACGGCGCCGGCAACATGGTGCACGTCGGCAAGGACGGCGGCGGTTCACAGCAGCTCGCGTGGGCCTACCCCGGCATGGTCGACATCAAGGGACGCATTTCGGAGACGGTCGTGAAGTACGGTTTGCAGACCGTCACGAACCCGTTCCTCGAACCGCACGACAACCGCGCGCTGCCGCCAACCTTCCTCGGCGTGTCGATGGTCAGCAACGACCTCGTGCACACCACGCTCGAAGCCGGTAGCTTCACCAAGGTCGACGCCCGCGGCCACACCAACCTGAGCAATCTGACCACCTCGTACGGCGGCACGCGCATCGATCGGCTGACTTATGTGGGCGGCACGTGGCACTACGCGAAGAACGGCGAAATGGCGCTGTACGTCGATCAGGCCGACGACGTCTGGCGTCAGTACTACGGCTCGGTGGCGCAGTCGTTCGGCGATCCGACCACGATCAAGTGGAGCGGCCTCGCCAACATCTATTCGACGCACGACACCGGCGCGTCGAAGCAAGGGCACATCAACAGCAATGCGTACAGCGTGTCGGTCTCCGCGCAGCACGGCCCGCATGCGCTGCTGCTCGGCTACCAGCAGGTGCTCGGCGATCAGTTCTTCGACTACGTCAACGAGACCAACGGTATCTACCTGACCAACTCGATGGATGTGGACTACAACGCGCCGCACGAGCAATCGCTGCAATTGCGCTACACGTTCGACGGTAAATACGCGGGTCTGCCGGGCCTGAAGGCGATGTTCTGGGGGCAATACGGTTGGAACGCGGATGGTTCGGCGGGCGCTGCGGAAAACGCGTCGCCTTCGGCGTCGCTGCACAATCTGTACTGGAAGAACGGCGAGCCGGTGCATGGCCATCATCACGAGTTCGGCTTCATTCCTAGCTATACGCTGCAAAGCGGGCGCTTCAAGGATACGAAGATCACGTTCATCGCGATGTGGCACAACGCGCAGTCGCACTACTCGGACGGCAACAACATGGAATACCGTCTGGTGGTGAATGTGCCGGTGAAGGTGTTCTAA
- a CDS encoding peptide ABC transporter substrate-binding protein, which translates to MKTPFVLATALSALVLSFQPSAFAVTVPAGVTLAASQEMTRQVPGETESLDPAHIESWTGNTIGLDLFEGLTRMDASGAIVPGVAESWTRTGPTTWVFKLRHDARWSNGQPVTAADFVYSWQRVLDPKTGSKYTVLVEFVKNAKAILAGKMPLTSLGVRAVDPYTLEVTTEVPAAFFPQLVSMATMTPVNRATVTKFGGEWTRPGNFVGNGAYTLTDWQPSNRLVATKSPTYWNAGKVVIAKVTYLPIENDETAMRMFQAGQFDYTYAIPSGIYAQVSKSQGDELKTGLQIATYFYSLNNDDPAFKDKRVRQALAMVLDRDLLTKRLTADGEVPMYGLIAKGTQGAGVFTPDWASWPMAKRVDYARNLLKAAGYSDAKPLTFTLTYNTNDLHKKVALFATSEWRTKLGVTAKLENVEFKVLLKQRHDGKVQASRDGWFVDYNDANSFLDLIRCNSVQNDQHYCNPQVDKLIDEGNQQLDDAKRTALLTQAHDLAMNDYPLVALFQYSADRLVKSYVGGYKSTNYLDMRATQDMYLIKH; encoded by the coding sequence ATGAAAACCCCGTTCGTCCTCGCGACGGCGCTGTCCGCGCTCGTCCTGTCGTTTCAGCCCTCCGCCTTCGCCGTCACGGTGCCCGCCGGCGTCACCCTCGCTGCCAGCCAGGAGATGACCCGCCAGGTGCCGGGCGAAACCGAATCGCTCGACCCCGCGCATATCGAATCGTGGACCGGCAATACGATCGGACTCGACCTGTTCGAAGGCTTGACGCGGATGGACGCGAGCGGCGCGATCGTGCCGGGCGTGGCTGAGTCGTGGACGCGCACCGGGCCGACGACGTGGGTCTTCAAGCTGCGCCACGACGCGCGCTGGAGCAACGGCCAGCCGGTCACGGCAGCGGACTTCGTCTACTCGTGGCAGCGCGTGCTCGATCCGAAGACCGGTTCGAAGTACACGGTGCTGGTCGAATTCGTGAAGAACGCCAAGGCGATTCTCGCCGGCAAGATGCCGTTGACGAGCCTCGGTGTGCGCGCCGTCGATCCGTACACGCTCGAAGTCACGACCGAAGTGCCCGCCGCCTTCTTCCCGCAACTGGTTTCCATGGCGACGATGACCCCGGTCAATCGTGCGACGGTGACGAAGTTCGGCGGCGAGTGGACCCGTCCGGGCAACTTCGTGGGCAACGGCGCGTACACGCTGACCGACTGGCAGCCGAGCAACCGTCTGGTGGCCACCAAGAGCCCGACATACTGGAACGCCGGCAAGGTCGTGATCGCGAAAGTGACCTACCTGCCGATCGAAAACGACGAAACGGCCATGCGCATGTTCCAGGCCGGCCAGTTCGACTACACGTACGCGATTCCGTCGGGCATCTATGCCCAGGTGAGCAAGAGCCAAGGCGATGAGCTTAAAACCGGTCTGCAGATCGCCACGTACTTCTACAGCCTGAATAACGACGACCCCGCCTTCAAGGACAAGCGCGTACGCCAGGCCCTGGCCATGGTGCTGGACCGCGACCTGCTGACCAAGCGTCTGACCGCCGACGGCGAAGTGCCCATGTACGGCCTGATCGCCAAGGGCACCCAGGGCGCGGGCGTGTTCACGCCGGACTGGGCAAGCTGGCCGATGGCCAAACGCGTCGACTACGCGCGCAACCTGCTGAAGGCCGCCGGTTATTCGGACGCGAAGCCGCTGACGTTCACGCTCACCTACAACACCAACGACCTGCACAAGAAGGTCGCGCTGTTCGCCACGTCGGAATGGCGCACCAAGCTCGGCGTGACCGCCAAGCTCGAAAACGTCGAATTCAAGGTGCTGCTCAAGCAACGCCACGACGGCAAGGTGCAGGCTTCGCGCGACGGCTGGTTCGTCGACTATAACGACGCCAACTCGTTCCTCGATCTGATCCGTTGCAACAGCGTGCAGAACGATCAACACTACTGCAACCCGCAGGTCGACAAGCTGATCGACGAAGGCAACCAGCAGCTCGACGACGCGAAACGCACCGCGCTGCTCACGCAGGCGCACGATCTGGCCATGAACGACTACCCGCTGGTCGCGCTGTTCCAGTACTCGGCGGACCGCCTGGTGAAGTCGTATGTGGGCGGCTACAAGTCGACCAACTACCTCGACATGCGCGCCACGCAAGACATGTATCTGATCAAGCACTAA
- a CDS encoding ABC transporter ATP-binding protein → MSLLEVKDLSVRFTRREGAPVDAVQHVSFSLEAGRTLGIVGESGSGKSQTVMALLGLLAGNGKVSGSATYRGENLLTMNEAALNKIRGDRIGMIFQDPMTSLNPFLTIERQMTETLQLHRKMSRREARRRAIETLESVRIPDAARRIAMYPHEFSGGMRQRVMIAMALLSEPEILIADEPTTALDVTVQAQIIELLRELNRERGTAIILITHDMGVVAGLCDDVMVMYAGQTVEQASAAALFAAPTHPYTLGLLNALPRLTDDDDDQPLQTIPGNPPLPGEVGQGCAFAPRCAYCTEHCLEARPPLAAVEGYPDALRACFKPVGEILEAQHV, encoded by the coding sequence ATGTCCCTACTCGAAGTCAAAGACCTCAGCGTGCGCTTTACGCGCCGCGAAGGCGCACCGGTCGACGCAGTGCAACACGTGTCGTTCTCGCTCGAAGCCGGCCGCACGCTCGGCATTGTCGGCGAATCGGGTTCCGGCAAGAGCCAGACCGTGATGGCCTTGCTCGGTCTGCTGGCCGGCAACGGCAAGGTGTCGGGCAGCGCCACCTATCGCGGCGAAAACCTGCTGACCATGAACGAAGCGGCGCTGAACAAGATTCGCGGCGACCGCATCGGCATGATCTTTCAGGACCCGATGACCTCGCTCAATCCGTTCCTGACGATCGAACGGCAAATGACCGAGACGCTGCAACTGCATCGCAAGATGTCGCGCCGCGAAGCGCGCCGCCGTGCGATCGAAACGCTGGAGTCGGTGCGCATTCCCGACGCCGCGCGCCGCATCGCCATGTATCCGCACGAGTTCTCCGGCGGCATGCGGCAACGCGTGATGATCGCGATGGCGCTGCTCTCCGAGCCCGAAATCCTGATCGCCGACGAACCCACCACCGCGCTCGACGTGACCGTGCAGGCACAGATCATCGAGCTGCTGCGCGAGCTGAACCGCGAGCGCGGCACGGCGATCATTCTGATCACGCACGACATGGGCGTCGTCGCCGGCCTGTGCGATGACGTGATGGTGATGTACGCCGGCCAGACCGTCGAGCAGGCGAGCGCCGCCGCGCTGTTCGCCGCGCCGACGCATCCGTACACGCTCGGCCTGCTGAACGCGCTGCCGCGTCTCACCGACGACGATGACGACCAGCCGTTGCAAACCATTCCCGGCAATCCGCCGCTGCCCGGTGAAGTCGGCCAGGGCTGCGCGTTCGCGCCGCGCTGCGCGTACTGCACCGAGCACTGCCTCGAAGCACGCCCGCCGCTCGCGGCCGTGGAGGGCTATCCGGACGCGCTGCGCGCGTGCTTCAAACCGGTCGGCGAAATCCTGGAGGCACAACACGTATGA
- a CDS encoding cupin domain-containing protein, translating into MVTTIQKSNPALEIGSKIRALRHRLKRTLDDTATAAGISKPFLSQVERGLASPSITSLAGIAHALGVTVQYFVDTPSEERSVCRGEQLRFFGFADSANLFARLTNLTGGRQLEAILVRMPPGQKRSEVTTHAGEEFVYVIDGEVSLTLEGKTFVLHAGDSAHYESTVPHSWVNTARVESVVVWVGTPRLF; encoded by the coding sequence ATGGTCACGACAATTCAAAAGAGCAATCCGGCACTCGAAATCGGCAGCAAGATCCGCGCGCTTCGGCATCGACTCAAGCGCACGTTGGACGACACGGCAACCGCCGCGGGTATTTCCAAACCGTTTCTGTCGCAAGTCGAGCGCGGCCTGGCGTCGCCGTCCATCACTTCGCTGGCTGGAATTGCTCACGCACTTGGGGTCACGGTGCAGTATTTCGTCGACACGCCTAGCGAAGAACGCTCGGTGTGCCGCGGCGAGCAGTTGAGGTTTTTCGGTTTTGCGGACTCGGCCAATCTGTTCGCTCGATTGACCAATCTGACGGGCGGCCGTCAGCTCGAAGCGATCCTCGTGAGGATGCCGCCCGGGCAAAAGCGCTCCGAAGTGACCACGCATGCCGGCGAAGAGTTTGTGTATGTGATCGACGGCGAGGTGTCGTTGACGCTGGAAGGCAAGACGTTCGTGTTGCACGCGGGAGACAGCGCGCATTACGAATCGACGGTGCCGCACAGTTGGGTGAACACGGCTCGGGTCGAGTCGGTCGTCGTCTGGGTGGGCACGCCAAGACTGTTTTAA